One Prinia subflava isolate CZ2003 ecotype Zambia chromosome 8, Cam_Psub_1.2, whole genome shotgun sequence DNA window includes the following coding sequences:
- the MIER2 gene encoding mesoderm induction early response protein 2 isoform X4: MGSADHRLNLAEILSQNYGVREEREEDDAQEKQKSLEELEKSFSASQSSEMPFEELLALYGYEASDPISEQDSESNDIAPNLPDMTLDKEQIAKDLLSGEEEEETQSSADDLTPSVTSHDASDLFPNQPGSNNFLADEDKEPCSSPCASSMAEDSEVDSIPSNECKKEIMVGPQYQATVPILRLNRHRQKVLFLLAYENEDQLLWDPNILPEREVEEFLYRAVRRQWDELSTSSLPEGEVVKDNEQALYELVKCNFNAEEALRRLRFNVKVIRDELCAWSEEECRNFEHGFRVHGKNFHLIQANKVRTRSVGECVEYYYMWKKSERFDYFTQQTRLGRKKYVLHPGATCVEYSHTKISNVNLPVKIPAAKHLRLTDCAFFSRRDFTDNDLDGVEVENTNRSRSSPPIPSAAGCLDAPFGQDQIAIESTEPLSVESTACSLGSISESGQGYECSTPSETNCSFDPSEETSSGVPVPCPRHTVTVTPSEPELFALPPAGPGLAEKQDTLQNSGETITMDFTLPADINEGLPLIAGPVDLDRDPEAVVAPAQVSLSVTDFGLIGIGDVNTFLTAHQACPAPVARSEPLSQ; this comes from the exons ATGGGCTCAGCTGATCATCGACTGAACCTGGCAGAGATCCTTTCCCAGAACTATGGTgtgagggaagaaagggaggaagatgatgctcaggagaagcagaaatctttagaagagctggagaagagTTTCAGTGCCTCTCAG AGCAGTGAAATGCCATTTGAGGAGCTGCTGGCGCTGTATGGCTATGAGGCATCCGACCCCATCTCGGAGCAGGACAGTGAGAGCAATGACATTGCTCCCAACCTCCCCGACATGACTCTGGATAAG GAACAAATAGCGAAGGATTTGCTTTcaggggaagaagaggaggagaccCAATCTTCAGCTGACGATCTGACTCCATCCGTCACGTCCCACGATGCCTCGGACTTATTCCCAAACCAGCCTGGCT CAAACAACTTCCTTGCTGATGAAGACAAAGAGCCATGTTCATCTCCATGTGCTTCCTCCATGGCTGAGGACTCAGAGGTGGATTCCATCCCATCCAATGAGTGTAAAAAG GAGATCATGGTTGGACCTCAGTACCAGGCCACTGTTCCCATCCTCCGCTTGAACAGGCACAGGCAAAAAG tgctttttctgTTAGCCTATGAGAATGAAGATCAGCTGCTCTGGGACCCCAACATCCTCCCCGAGAGGGAGGTGGAAGAGTTCCTGTACCGCGCCGTGAGGCGGCAGTGGGACGAGCTGTCCACCAGCAGCCTGCCCGAGGGAGAGGTGGTCAAGGACAACGAGCAG GCTTTGTATGAGCTGGTGAAATGCAACTTCAATGCAGAAGAGGCCCTGCGGAGGTTACGGTTCAACGTGAAGGTTATCAGAG atgAGCTTTGTGCCTGGAGCGAGGAAGAATGTAGAAATTTTGAACATGGCTTTAGGGTCCATGGGAAAAACTTTCACCTTATCCAAGCAAACAAG GTCCGCACGCGGTCGGTGGGAGAGTGTGTGGAGTATTACTACATGTGGAAAAAATCAGAGCGCTTCGACTACTTCACTCAGCAGACCCGTCTAGGAAGGAAGAAGTACGTCCTCCACCCTGGAGCCACGTGCGTGGAATATTCTCACACTAAAATTAGTAATGTTAACCTCCCAGTGAAGATTCCTGCTGCAAAGCACCTCCGCTTAACAGACTGCGCTTTCTTCTCCAGAAG GGATTTCACGGACAATGACCTGGATGGGGTTGAAGTGGAAAACACGAATCGTTCTCGGAGCTCCCCACcaattccctctgcagctggctgCCTGGATGCTCCCTTTGGCCAAGATCAGATAGCAATTGAGAGCACAG AGCCCCTGAGCGTGGAGAGCACGgcctgcagcctgggcagcatCAGCGAGTCAGGGCAGGGCTATGAGTGCAGCACCCCCTCGGAGACAAACTGCTCCTTTGACCCCTCAGAGGAGACGTCCTCGGGTGTCCCCGTGCCCTGCCCACGCCACACTGTCACCGTCACCCCCTCCGAGCCGGAGCTCTTTGCTTTGCCGCCCGCAGGGCCAGGACTGGCAGAGAAGCAGGACACGTTGCAGAACTCTGGTGAGACAATAACCATGGACTTCACTCTCCCTGCAGACATTAACGAGGGCTTGCCTTTAATTGCTGGCCCCGTGGATTTGGACAGAGACCCTGAGGCAGTGGTGGCCCCTGCGCAAGTGTCCTTATCGGTCACAGATTTCGGTCTCATTGGCATTGGAGATGTAAATACTTTCCTGACTGCTCACCAGGCTTGCCCAGCACCTGTGGCTCGGTCAGAGCCTCTGTCACAGTGA